In a single window of the Micromonospora inositola genome:
- the lexA gene encoding transcriptional repressor LexA, with protein sequence MTTSDGAEAEPPHVSAKQQRVLTVIHDWIQQHGYPPTVREIGAAVGLGSPSSVAYHLNMLERRGLLRREANASRAVDIRRARVGTASNGADEPSVKVPVLGTIAAGAPILAEEHVEDELTLPRNLVGHGMLFALMVKGDSMIEAAICEGDVVVVRQQAVAENGDIVAAMIEGEATVKVYRSRGGRVELVPRNPLYEVISAEHAVILGKVVCVLRRV encoded by the coding sequence ATGACAACCTCCGATGGGGCCGAGGCCGAGCCGCCCCACGTCAGCGCCAAGCAGCAGCGCGTCCTGACGGTGATTCACGATTGGATCCAGCAGCACGGCTACCCACCCACGGTGCGCGAGATCGGCGCAGCGGTCGGGCTTGGCTCTCCCTCGTCCGTGGCGTACCACTTGAACATGCTGGAACGGCGTGGCCTCCTGCGTCGTGAGGCAAACGCGTCCAGGGCGGTCGACATCCGCAGGGCGCGGGTTGGTACGGCATCGAACGGAGCAGACGAGCCAAGTGTCAAAGTTCCGGTGCTTGGCACTATCGCTGCCGGTGCCCCGATCCTCGCCGAGGAACACGTGGAGGACGAGCTGACGCTGCCTCGCAACCTAGTCGGGCACGGCATGTTGTTCGCTCTGATGGTTAAGGGCGATTCCATGATCGAGGCGGCGATCTGCGAGGGAGATGTGGTCGTCGTGCGCCAGCAGGCGGTCGCTGAGAACGGCGACATCGTCGCCGCGATGATCGAGGGCGAGGCGACGGTCAAGGTCTACCGGAGCCGCGGCGGTCGCGTCGAGCTGGTACCGCGAAATCCGCTCTACGAGGTGATCTCCGCCGAACACGCGGTCATCCTGGGCAAGGTCGTCTGTGTGCTTCGGCGCGTCTAG
- a CDS encoding helix-turn-helix domain-containing protein: MIEPPPPVDLAALGHAVAKARHAANLTLDGLAERSGISRRMLVEVEGGRINCTIGVLHGIAHAVGVPLGDLAQTACTDSRTN, encoded by the coding sequence GTGATCGAGCCGCCGCCGCCCGTGGACCTTGCGGCGCTCGGCCATGCGGTCGCGAAGGCCAGACACGCGGCCAATCTCACCCTCGACGGCCTCGCCGAGCGCAGCGGCATCTCACGGCGGATGCTGGTTGAGGTCGAGGGAGGCCGCATCAACTGCACGATCGGCGTCCTGCACGGCATCGCGCATGCCGTCGGCGTGCCATTGGGCGACCTAGCCCAGACGGCCTGCACAGACAGCCGTACCAACTAG